The Balaenoptera musculus isolate JJ_BM4_2016_0621 chromosome 5, mBalMus1.pri.v3, whole genome shotgun sequence region GGGTCAGCATCTATCAAACTTAACTCTCCCAAAAACtggaatgaaaaagtaaatatgcTTTATGATCATAAGAGCTCTGGAATTCAAACCTCAAATCCTTACCTTCTGACCGAATATTTTGCTGTCTTTAAGACTGGCTCTGTAGCAACCATCGCCACATCTTTAAATATATCCACTACCGTGTTTTGCTTCATTCTCATCCtgtatttttcctcctttaacaGCTTTAAAAACAACTCTGCTGGCTACCATTTCCCAAGACTTCATCCTCATACCACTATTCCTAGTGCTTTCtccatttatgttttcttttgccaATGATAGGCTTTCTTTCATACTGCAGCACTAACCTGTCCCCAGAATACTAAATCCCTTGACCAAGGCTGTATAATGAAACTAGAGCTTGCCCCTAATTGTGACCTTAGAatcttcattcaacaaaatgaaaagaacttaCCATTGCTAAACTTTCAACTTTGCAGTTTGCAGACTGCTGGTGCAGAAAGTACTGGGTAAGAAACTGATTTATTGTTGGTGCAGCTAAGTCAAAAGCAAGGACTTTCAAAACTAGGTGCTCCATTCTCAGAACTTGTTTCTTGGTATAAGTGTCATCTGTAATGTATACAAATTCTGCTACTTCTGGGGGGTATATTTCTTCAAACTTTCTACAATGAAAGGAGTTTTAAGTAATCAGTCCTTTTATAAGAAAAGCAAGCTTGTTTATCCCGACTTGAAATCCCTTAAGCAGAATAAATGGAACGAATCCAAAACCAGTTGCCTGTTTCCACTGATACTTGACCATTTCTAGCCAAGACTACGTAAATGCTAATTAAAAGCCCCAAATATTTCTCCCACTTCAAAGGAAATAAGTGAGAGACTGACTTCCCAAGATGGGAACAATGCCAGAGTTCACCAAGTAACTGAAAATGTAGGAAAtttccttagaaaaataaataatttacattttagttttcatGTCTTAATGGAGAAAAGATTTTGCTTATATACCAGAAAGTACTTTAAAGTGGAAGGAACCACTCTGTAACCTAGTCCTGGTGTATTAAAATGTCACCAGTCTGTAGGTTCATTCAAGGTGCCCTGAAATCCAGATCTAGGAAAATTAATgtccttaatttaaaaagtttcatCCACTCCACCATCCCTAAAGTAGTTGCTGACTCCCTGCCTTGTATAGTATGTTAAAATGTCACACTTTAAAAGATCACAATTTCTTCCCTACACAGAAATACTACTAATCACTTTTAACCCAACAAACCAAGTTGTACTTACGAGGCTAACAGCATAGCAGCAGTGCCCACAAGCTGAAGTTTTCCTCTCAACacagacattgatgaaagaaacctATCAATGTAGTTCACAGCCAAATGCAGGGTCTCATTCTGTAGTTTATATTCTTCTCCTACTTCAACTAACCAGTCCACGAGGATAGCCCTCATACTGTTAGTAATGTCTGGCTGTTTCTTCATGTAACCCACTTTAGGCTTACATTTAACCTGTTGAGAAGGTTACTTAGTATAGTGTTAAAACTGCAGTTAGATTATTTTACCATTTACAGATGCTGCCTATATGCTAGAAACTTAAGTATAGCATTAGAGTAATTCACTGGCagttaaaaaacttaaaaacattatcCTCTTAATTTCCTTTCACCACAGTGAACAAATAGTATAAAAAGTAGATTCAGAGAGTCTTTACCTCCATTTCCCTAAGGTATGTGTGAATGTCCTCATGGTAGTCTGGTACTTCATTAACACTCACTGGCTTTTCATCTTCCAATACAATTGACATATCCATAGTATGTGGTGACTCTGGGAGAATTCAAAAGTACAGTGAAGTTCACTTTTCATTTTCGACTTAATTTAAGAGCTAAAAGTGATTGCCCTTGTAAGGAGTCCCAAACTACCAATGTGTTTATTTCATCCAACTAAAAGAGCTTGTTATGACAAAGTACATAGAAGATTTAACTCTGATTTTAGTACCTATGTCCACTTACTTTTGGAATGATTTTAATTAACAAGAAAAAGTACTGACAAACCATTAACAGGAAAATGAGTTTGAGGAGCAGGTATTATGTTGAACTATCATTCATCTCCCATGACAGGAGTACACTGGTTTTGCTAGGACAAAGTTAAAATCCAAGTTTTGAGATATCTAGGATTTGTCATAAGAGAGTTTGCAGACCCCTAAGTCTAACCTATTCAAAGCACAATCCAGGCAATAACTAGAAGTAGGGCTAACAAGTGTGCTAAAGAGAAACTCAGATTTGTTATGGGCAGTTCAAACACATTAACACTAAAATCATTTATGattcttttttggtaaatttaaatTATCTTTGAAGGCAAAAAATATCATCCATTATTCTTTTTACTTCAAGGTTTGAGGTTAAAATTTACtgcagattttaaataaaaatacaccaattattttatttccataggACTTCCCTGCTACACCTCTCATCCATAGAACTAAAGCTGAGATTGAATTTAGTGAGCTGTCCAGTGACTCGATAGCCTGATGGTAAAGAAGCAGCACAAACTGTAGTCAGAGTTGTCTATAGCAGCTACTCTGACTCACAGGAGGACAATGTCCCTCTCTGGTAACAGACAATCACTTAGACTGATTTTACAGAAACAGTTTTAAAGGTGGAAGAGATGTTGGCTATCTCAATATTTAAAGCTGCATTCTCAAATAGCACTCTATTTGAGAATGGTATGTACAAAGTGAGTCTTAAGAATACAACTGAAATATATTCTCCCAATCAAGCAAACATTTCCAGGGTCAGATTAAAATAAGTCTGAGATCTAATGAAATTGATGTAATTAGCCGTGTACCAGAAGGAGCACGGGATTAGGATCCTTTTGTAGGTCACTAGGTCTTGCATTAGCTGTGAGGCCTGAGATAAGTCACACCCTTTCTAAACTTGTTACATTAAACCTAACTCGTAGTTAAGGATCAGGTAAGATAATGTTCTGAAAAGCAAAATTTCATTAATCCAGTCTATTCAGTAATTATGATTACATTGATTTGAtaacaaattttctttaaaacttacCAAAACTACCATCCATTGGGTAATCAAGAGGGACCAGTGGTTTTCTTGGTCCTGGTAAAGTAACAGCTGAGTTAAAAGCCAAGACATCTTCACCTTCTGGTTTTTTAGATTCAGCTGGCCTCTTCTGAGCCTCTTCCTCTGCTGCATCCACGTGAATGGTAAACGCAGGCTGCTGGCTGTTTGCTTTCCAGGCAGGAACGGTGACATGCTCATCATTTACAGGAAGATCCTTAAGAGGTGcaacctaaaaaataaataactggctTTGAGCTTATTAAGTGGAATTTTGTTCTGCTTTCATCCCCTTACACTGCATTTACTCCCAATAGCTCTATCAGGAAAATTAAACTTTAGGGGGAAAAATCCAGACAAGGAAATTTGAGTAGTCGGAGAAAGAAGGGATGTTCCAATTTGTCACAGGCATTCCTGCAAGAGTTTTAGAGTCACACTAAGTGGAATTAGGCAAAACTCATCAAGGCCACGAGATGGGCGGAGTGGCAGGCCGAAAAATGCCAAATTTAGGAGAGATGGCAAAAAAGTGGTTTACCTCTTTCGCCCCAGGGTGGAGCAACAGAGCAAATTCGGTAAGATGGCGGAATTGACCAAAAGCAAAGTATTTTTTATACCCTTTCCTAAAGCGGAGGTAATCTCTTAACCATATGGGGAGGATGAAGGAAGTCCGAGCAGCGGCTGGGGCTTAAAAGCAGGGAAAGGCGTGGAGGCGGGCAAAGACCATACTCATGTTGTAGGGCTTGGTTTGACTTCGTTATCTATAGAAAAATACTCCCAGTGGAGGAGAGCGGACAGGCAGCACAAACGCATTGTGCTGGCAGGGAGAGTAATGGGAGAAACTAATGGGAGTAATGTGGCATCCTACACTCCAGAAAACCAGGGATCAAGGGACTCCAGGTCCTGGCCTTCCGCGAAAAGGCCAGAGGATGCTTTCTCGCCACTCTCCTCTGCCGGCTAAACCCATGCAAAACTCCCGCTCGGTCCACCCTCCTGCAGATACGGCTCACTGCTTTACCCGTCGCGTCTTAGGCCTCTGCTGCGGCGCTGGTCCCCGCGAGTTCCCGGCCTTCAGTACCGCCAGCCCAGCGCGGGTCCGGGGCTGCTGGGTGGGTGCCGCCTTCTCGGGGTTGATGTTCTCCTGGTTCTCCTGGTCCTCCTGGAGCGCCGTCTGCTGCAATGTTAACAGCGCCGAGCCTGCCTCGCGGGCCGCAGGCCCGGGCGCGGAGCTGCCCAACATCACTGCTCCCGGGGGCGAGGCGGGATCAGCCTGCGGCGCCAAGCAGCGTGCACTGCGTCCCGCCGACCAGCCTAGGTACACTCCAGCCGTACCCGCCCGCCGCAGCTCGGGCCAGCCTGCCCACCCGCTGGCCCGCTCGGGATCGTGTAGGACCGAGGAGGTTGCGAAAGGCGGAGGCAGGCACTGCCGGGCGTGGAGGGCCAAGGACGCCCCCGAAACGAAGCGAGCAGCCCGCCGGAGCGGCGGCTGTTCATGCAGTTCAAGTATCCCGCGACTATTGAAATGGACCAATGAAAAGAGCCGAGGCCCGTGACGTCACTCGGGGCGACGTGGTCGCAAGCGAGTGAAGGCGGCTGCGAAGGCAACCGAGCAGGGGCGGAGCGGGGCGAAGAGATGTCGAACGGCGGCAGGAGGAAGTACGCGCGCCCGGCGGAGAGGCGGGGCCTAAGTCTACTGTGACTTTAAACAGGGCCACTAGGCGGTCCCTGTCTCGGGGCAAGGGCTGTCTCTAGGATAAACTGAATTAAACTTTAACAATTAGTAGCGGGCCGCCCCGGCCTTCTGCCCTAGGACCTCCAGTTAGCTTGAATGACTAGTTTCTCAAGGTCTAAAATCTGATCCGGCCACATACTGGCCTGGTGGTCCTGTTCAAGTTATTCAGTGTCTCCAATTCTCAATTTTCCTATCTGTTAATTGGGAATAATATCTACGCGTTATACAGTTGTCGTTAGTATTAAATAACGTGCATAAATCATTTAACACGCTGCTTATGTAACTGATATAATATTGGAAGACTATAATGTCATCTTACCATTTAGGTGTTTCTTCACAGtcttatgctttttatttttcctaatgaagATGCAATTAATTTAAAGTGCCACCTTGAACTACTGTTGATATATGTAACAAACAGTAATGTACTACAAGAAATTCAACTAGACAGTcattaatttttatctctttttttccccaaggtgTGGCAGCCAACAAAAAGCACGGAGTAAAATTCGAGTGACCTAGATATAATTCTGTGTTCCATTTAGAAATGAAGGTTGTTTAAACATAGTAAAAACAATATGACCTTATAAAAGTAaaactctcgggcttccctgggggcgcagtggttgagaatctgcctgccaatgcagggcacacgggttcgagccctggtctggtaggatcccacatgccacggagcaactgggcccgtgagccacaattactgagcctgcacgtctggagcctgtgctccgcaacaagagaggccgcaatggtgagaggcccgcgcaccgcgatgaagagtggtccccacttgccgcaactggagaaagccctcgcacagaaacaaagactcaacacagtcataaataaataaaagaacgtgaatttctaaataaataaataaataaataataataaactcgcAGCAGATTGATGAAGAGGCATCCTGCTATACCCGTTATtgtagttataaaaaaaaaaaaaagtaaaactctctTAGCAATATGTGCCTTTAACaaattttcacatttaatatACAACAAGGCTTGCACATAACTAATAAATATAATGGTATATAATTAAGGAGCACTGTTGTTTTCCAACAAATTCATAAGTGTGCCCTTCTTGAAAACAcacagaataatttattttctattataatccTTATGCTATTTTAAACAACCTTTAAGTACAATATTCACctgaatatgaataaaatatgaattaagaTTAATGACTTCCATAGCCTTAAAGTCATATTTCcctccatttatgataaaaaagaaatcagtggaTATTAATGCAGGAAAATCTAAGAAGCTGTCACTATTTCGACACTATTCACATGTAGTACACTTGTATAGCCCTACTGGTTACAGCACATCAAGTTAAGATCCCCCCCAGTCTGTGCAAGCTCTGCTGATTTCCCTGGCCAACTCAAGTATTTTACAAACTGAGCATGGGTCACAAAACATCACCAAGTAACAGCAAAATCAGTTGTAAATCAATCTCAATTcctaaaacaaaatttatgtTATTTCCCCTGGTTGACAACATACATAGTAACCAGAACGCAATCCAGGCACCAGAACTTGGGTTCCACCTTTACAAAATAATAGCATGTCCTCTTAAACAGCTAACCTCACTGAGAATCAGTTTTCTTACATGATTtgacaaaataatcaatatatgtTGTCAAGATCAaatgaggagggacttccctggtggcgcagtggttaagaatccgcctgccaatgccggagacacgggttcgatccctggtccaggaagatcccacatgccgcggagcaactaagcccgtgtaccacaactactgagcctgtgctctagagcccgtgagccacaactactgaagcctgcgcacctagagcccatgctccacaacaagagaagccactgcaacgagaagcctgcacaccacaacgaagagtagcccccactcaccgcaactagagaaagcccgcacacagcaacgaagacccaaagcagccaaaaataaattaattaaaagaaaaaagatcaaatgaggtaacatatgtaaatacattttgaaaactgtaaagcagtttatacatatgtgtgttaacttattaaatatttgaatatattcttattttccaaataatagtTCTCGattattataaacattataattataattattttatatgattaCTATAAAACATCcacttgaaaaaaattcattaaaatccCTTATAATCATtccacttgttttaaaaataaaaattctctttatttttaaaaagttccatttgtcaaaaaaatagaagcattactaaaaaaaagtcatacctcatatatttttagataatattaaaaaacgcacttgaaataaaagtatatacaGTTAGCTTGCAATtctgttttaacatttttcatttaaacataCAACTTCTTTGGAACTTTACCTTATTTATATTTCATGCAGCATCAAAGAAAGCAATCAATGCATTTTGGTCATAACTGTCCAGAATCTCCAGTAAAAGAGGCACTTTGGTTTTTACATTGGTGCCTTTGAAtttgaacttatctatgaaaagATCGGTGATCATGcctataaagaaaaaatgttaagtttCTGTCATTGATTAATTCTATTAATGACACATTATTTAATGAAAGTAAGCGACTGCTTGAGAATCTATTTCTAAGCACCTGTAATTCCATtatttaacatacagaaatccGAAAGGATtgatgcattaaaaaatatttgggggggATTTTAAGGcaagtttcaaaatataaatcatttGGCTAATAACCCTCTTAACAATTGGTTATAAGCTATTAATTCAGACAATCAACTGCTGGCCAGTTTTGAACTGCTATtggtatatataaaattacaacaagtgggtttttttttttttccaccaggcTGACCATTTTGACATAGTGTAGACATATtctgttcataacagctttatctGAATTAAAATATCCCATCTATATGTTGACCATTCTTAGGATTTGACTTGAAGGCAAATATTTCTAGTTTCAAAGATCTGGGCAAATTATTTCACCTTTCACTTTTTGCATATATATAGTGGGAATAATTCAAGCTATCAATCTTTTATCCAAAACTCTTGATGCAAGATGTGTTTcagaatttttcatattttaggaAGATAATAAAAGGAATATGCCATAATATACCATATATATGGCATAATACCCATGGAAAGTGAGTGGCAGCATCTGGTAACAAAACATAACATATCTgcaacaaaatatatgaatattcatactAAGTGGaataaaaaaactataaataaccTCGTATCAGTTTAAGTGAGGTTTTGTCATTAATTCAGATCAAGTCAGATTTATTGCCAAATGATTTATGAACAAAGTGTTTGATTTCAAAGCTCTCTGGACTGTGGAATTGGTGATAAGAGATGGTGGTTCTGCACCACCCATCTTCTAAGTTGTGATGAGGATAAAAGATCATGTGTTtgccacatagtaaatattaaGATATTAGATATTGTTACCGTTTCTGAGCAAGTCTTTGGGcgtaaaataaattcattaggTAGATCTTAAGGATCAATATGGACTGATGATACCAACTGACTCTACAGAAGACTCGGCACAGTGCCAAAAGCTTGCATTTGGGGGCGAGGAGGTTCTAATGAAGGCCTTGCCACTACCTACCTATGTGACAACACATTCTTAAGCTCAGATTTCagtttacagatgtgaaaaccagAGATAACACTATCTACCTTGCAgagctgttgtaaggattaaatatcCCCCCTGattataaagatgttataaataaataggTGTGCTATGCACAATAGGTCTTATATAAAGATCACAAAAAATGTTTCCTTAagctgttccttccttcctccctcttgctCTTGCTTTTTCAATACAACTGTGAAACATTCAACTTCTCACCACCAAAGCAGAATGAGTTTTAAACGTAAATTGACACTGCACATATATACCaattttgcataaaaatattaaatactgcaTTTTGATATTTCAGAATAgcaataaaaactgaaaattatttgtGTGAAATATAGCCTAAATTGTAATGCTTCATAGGTTACATTCATTTCACACTGGGTTTCTTCATATATATAGATTAATTCATTGCATTACACTTATTTCACTTCTTaatgtgtatttgtattttatctagtaaaaatattaaacattaaaaccaacttgacaaaataaatacattgggCAGTACATGGGTTGTTACTGGTTCATGACTGCTGTAATCTTTGCCTATCTCCTTCTGCCCAGCTTCTCTCATGTGATCCTTTGCAAACAGCCAGtagaaaagaaatatgacaaGGTATTCTAGAATAGTTCACTAACCATAGAGTCTTTCAAGATGTGCAGGTTGCTTTTTGTATTCTTCCTGTAGGTGATCTGCCTCTTCTAGGATACAGCGATATTCTGGTATCAGAAAGTTTGTGTTTCCCTCATGAACCTGCaattccttatttaaaattaaaaacagaagcacTTAATGTTCAAAATTTAATCCAGTGTAAAGTGGATTTAAAGTGGAAAACTTTAAGGTCTTTACAATTTTAGAAATCCCATCACAATAAAATAATGATCATGAGTCCCGTGACACAAATACTTACTTTTAAAGCATCAATTAATTGCACTTTCTTAGCCAAAAGCAACTGGTACTCCAGCTTTGGGTGGATTAGCTTTAATGTGTGTTTGACCGATACTTCATTGATCTCTAGAAGAAGTTGAGTCACGCACAATTAGATAAGTCACTTTGATCAGGAACATTCTTATTGTAACAACAACCCCCCAAAAACAGAAAGaacgattctttttttttttttttaccatatgatATGTTGaggttaattttcctttttgtagcTTCTTTAGAGAGCACATCTTTTAGGATGGATATAGTAGAAATGTTGTCAGATTTAAAAACTCCTTcaccttttctataaaattaatatttttaaaagaacagcttTAGAAGGAAATACATCCAATAAATATGTCCAGTAAATACATATTTTGCGAATAGGACCTTGTGTTTAGACttcatttaattttagatttctttACATAGACATCTcattattaatataaaacatatttaaacatgTAACCTTTTACTGTTGTAGCAATTCAAGTTCTAAACACACTTGTAAAACTGAATAAAAGATGTTAGACACGTGCCTCCGAAAGATACGACAATTTATATAAGTTCTtcatttaaaacctttttttcattttcactaataAAATTTCCAATAGCTAACCccttatgtatataaaatgcgtTTAGAATTGCTTGCTTtcacataagttttttttttatgtaatcaCATAAATTACAGCATGACTATATGCTTCATCCTTAAAAGAAAGCTAATATCAAACCTAAGAGTAACATCTTCTGTTCTTCCATGCCCAGCATCCATTGCCACTTCTTATGTTCACAGGACCCTTCTTTTTCCTTATGGaacccctccttctctctctctctttctctctcaccctttTCAATCCATATAGTTTCATTGGCACTGGCCCCAACCCCATTTCTGGGACTTCAGGAGGAATTTTTCAGCAGCGTATTCCATACCCCTGAGCACAGTGATTCACGACTCAACGATGATACTCAATCCTGGGACTTTTATTGGAACTAGTGGGAAAGGGAGGCTATGGTAGCTGAAAAGATATAAAGCTGGATGGAGCTGTTGGTGGCCACCATGGCACTACATAGGAAAGCCAAGAGAAGACAAAAACACAGCTGAGCAATGGAAAGGGATAAAGTCTTGACAATATCAGTTAAGCCACTGATCCAGTTATGCTTGAGGCAGACTACTGCTAGTCTTTTAAGTTATATGAGctaataaattccttttatttgGTTAAGCCTGCTtacatttggttcctttttatgatGGCCAAAATTTTCCTAattaatatataccatattttacgTATTCAGTGTtgcctttttatttgcttttatattgaCTGCTGTAGGCAAATGCTAATTCTTTTTTCTAGAAAGATGAATAATACACACTTATTTTGATCCCAATTATGTGTTAGAAATCATGAGATTTTTTTCACTAGTCTTCAATTTTAATTAATGATATTTAACATTAAATACTTATACAGTACCTGGCACTGTGGAATGACTCAAGTGGTTTATCTTCCTTTAAGCATCACAGTTCAGTGAAGTAAGTGCTACTATTTCCATTCGTcacaaaagaaactgaaactcagaaagTTAAGTAATCTAGCTAAGAGCAAATAGCTGGTGAGTCACAGAGCCAGATTCAAACCTAAGTATGTCTGTCTCCAAAGTACACGCTTCTATACTTCTTCCATATATACGTATTTTATggaacaaaaaacatttattgagtaccactATGTTCAAAGCCATGTGTTAGATACTTGGAGGATACATACAAAgttaattaagaaataaactcTGCCCAGAGCTTACAATCTGATTTAGAGACAAgcttacataaaaattattatatacttcaaaaaaataacaataaaaatctaaggcaggtaaaaataaaatgttatgggaacagagaagagaatCAAGGAAGACTTAAAAAATGTAGCTATTGAGTTGGGCCTTGAAGAATAAGTAGAGTTTTGACTATtaaggaaagaatatttaaagacacAGAATGGTAAAAAGCAAAGGTAtgctattataaaaatatgtagtaTGCCAGG contains the following coding sequences:
- the CCNA2 gene encoding cyclin-A2, with protein sequence MLGSSAPGPAAREAGSALLTLQQTALQEDQENQENINPEKAAPTQQPRTRAGLAVLKAGNSRGPAPQQRPKTRRVAPLKDLPVNDEHVTVPAWKANSQQPAFTIHVDAAEEEAQKRPAESKKPEGEDVLAFNSAVTLPGPRKPLVPLDYPMDGSFESPHTMDMSIVLEDEKPVSVNEVPDYHEDIHTYLREMEVKCKPKVGYMKKQPDITNSMRAILVDWLVEVGEEYKLQNETLHLAVNYIDRFLSSMSVLRGKLQLVGTAAMLLASKFEEIYPPEVAEFVYITDDTYTKKQVLRMEHLVLKVLAFDLAAPTINQFLTQYFLHQQSANCKVESLAMFLGELSLIDADPYLKYLPSVIAAAAFHLALYTVTGQSWPESLVQKTGYTLETLKPCLMDLHQTYLRAPRHAQQSIREKYKNSKYHGVSLLNPPETLNV